In Bacillota bacterium, a genomic segment contains:
- the selB gene encoding selenocysteine-specific translation elongation factor, with translation MRHGIVGTAGHVDHGKTTLIRALTGVNTDRLREEQERGMSIELGFAPLALPSGRVAGVVDVPGHERFIKNMLAGATGVDVAILVAAADEGVMPQTDEHLNILHLLGVKHGVVAVTKADLVESDWLELVKEDVRARLSRTSLARAPIVAVSAVTGQGLSDLVSAIDHALDCALAASEPWSFSRLPVDRVFAAPGLGTVVTGTLSGGRVRPGDRLELLPPGREVRVRGIEVHGTPQEEAVRGQRVALNLSGVDRADIERGMVLAAPGRLVPSTLVDAELQILPEAAPVAHMDRLRVHLGTAEIMCRVRIIGSDEILSGMKGFVQLDLEQPVVAGRGDRFIVRAYSPATTVGGGRVLSSVTFRQRRHRPETLRDFEALAGDDLLETAALFVRRLGFLRSPHSRRAPVEAAAVARAAGIEDSAAERVLGEATVSGILVQLGDDSSPLYLPRSDHDELIGDVVTLLKDFHARAPLRPGMPREELRTRISPSWEGKVFASLIAAAEARGILKQVGAAVSAPEHVPTLSAEQATRARELEKMFADALLSPPNREEALARLGLHGSGTRSAEPILDYLIDLGVLVRVGPELLFHREALSRASEIARELGSEGRAFTAGEFRDRCGNTRKFAVALLEYLDGARVTKRVGDSRVLARCQR, from the coding sequence GTGAGGCACGGGATCGTGGGCACCGCGGGGCATGTCGACCACGGCAAAACGACCCTCATCCGCGCCCTCACCGGGGTGAACACCGACCGGCTTCGCGAGGAACAGGAAAGGGGCATGTCCATCGAGCTTGGATTCGCGCCGCTTGCGCTTCCTTCGGGGCGGGTCGCCGGGGTCGTTGACGTGCCCGGGCACGAGCGGTTCATCAAGAACATGCTCGCCGGGGCGACTGGGGTAGATGTCGCCATTCTGGTGGCCGCGGCGGACGAGGGCGTGATGCCCCAGACAGACGAACATCTGAACATTCTTCATCTTCTCGGAGTGAAGCACGGCGTCGTGGCGGTCACCAAGGCGGACCTGGTCGAATCGGACTGGCTTGAGCTTGTCAAGGAAGATGTCCGCGCGCGGCTTTCCCGGACCAGCCTCGCGAGGGCCCCTATCGTTGCGGTGTCCGCCGTTACTGGGCAGGGCCTGTCCGACTTGGTCTCAGCCATCGATCACGCACTTGATTGCGCTCTGGCGGCCTCTGAGCCGTGGAGCTTCTCCAGGCTCCCCGTGGACCGGGTTTTCGCGGCGCCGGGGCTCGGCACTGTAGTAACGGGCACACTCTCCGGCGGGCGCGTGCGTCCGGGCGACAGGCTCGAGCTGCTTCCGCCCGGTCGCGAGGTACGCGTTCGCGGCATAGAGGTTCACGGCACGCCCCAAGAGGAGGCAGTCCGCGGCCAGAGGGTCGCCCTGAACCTCTCAGGGGTTGACCGCGCCGATATCGAACGGGGAATGGTTCTGGCGGCTCCCGGAAGGCTTGTCCCCTCGACTCTCGTCGATGCCGAGCTGCAGATCCTGCCGGAAGCTGCGCCGGTTGCGCACATGGACCGCCTGAGAGTGCACCTCGGCACGGCGGAGATCATGTGCAGAGTGCGGATTATCGGGTCTGACGAGATCCTGTCCGGCATGAAGGGTTTCGTTCAACTGGATTTGGAGCAGCCGGTCGTCGCCGGGCGAGGTGACAGGTTCATCGTGCGCGCCTATTCTCCTGCGACTACAGTGGGCGGGGGAAGGGTCCTCTCGAGTGTTACATTCCGTCAGAGACGTCATCGGCCGGAGACCCTCCGGGACTTCGAGGCGCTCGCAGGAGACGACCTATTGGAGACCGCGGCCTTGTTTGTGCGGCGGTTGGGGTTTCTCCGCTCCCCACATTCCCGGAGGGCGCCGGTGGAGGCAGCCGCCGTGGCCCGCGCCGCCGGGATCGAGGATTCGGCTGCTGAACGCGTCCTGGGCGAAGCGACGGTGTCCGGTATTCTGGTTCAACTTGGTGACGACTCCTCCCCTCTCTATCTTCCCAGGTCAGACCATGATGAGCTCATCGGGGATGTCGTGACCCTGCTCAAAGACTTCCATGCGAGGGCGCCCTTGCGGCCCGGAATGCCTAGGGAAGAGCTGCGGACCCGCATCAGCCCAAGCTGGGAAGGGAAGGTCTTTGCCTCCCTGATCGCCGCAGCGGAGGCCCGCGGCATCCTCAAGCAGGTGGGCGCCGCGGTTTCTGCCCCGGAGCACGTCCCCACGCTTTCAGCTGAGCAAGCCACCCGAGCACGCGAGCTAGAGAAGATGTTCGCGGACGCCCTACTGTCCCCGCCAAACCGTGAGGAAGCCCTGGCCCGGCTGGGGTTGCACGGGTCCGGGACCCGATCCGCGGAGCCCATCCTCGATTACCTGATCGATCTGGGCGTGCTCGTCAGAGTAGGGCCCGAGCTTCTTTTCCACCGGGAGGCCCTCTCCCGGGCGTCCGAGATAGCGCGGGAACTCGGCTCCGAGGGGCGGGCGTTCACCGCTGGGGAATTCCGCGACAGGTGCGGGAACACCAGGAAGTTCGCAGTCGCTCTGCTCGAGTACTTGGACGGAGCAAGGGTTACGAAGAGAGTGGGCGACTCCAGGGTGCTAGCGCGTTGCCAAAGGTAG